CGTTGGACCGTGTATACGGCAGTCGGGGCCCTCGTCGCCATTCTATTCCTTGGAGTCTTGGCCATCTACTTCAAGAGCTGCACTTCCAGATTATTCTACCTGTTCTTCGCTGCGCTTTGGTTGACTGCGTTTGTTTGGCTCGCGGTGACGGGTAATACTGAAGGGCTATTCACTGCCTACGCGCTTCCTATTCTAGTCGTTTTTGCCGTCAAGTGGGGGATAGGCGCACTCTCGCTCGCTGCGACAATACCGCTCTTTGTGCCTGTGGCGTTTATTGTCGTATTGGCCCCACTTCTGACTGAAGATCCGTGGCGGTTGTCTGCTGAGATGGGTGGCGGGCGAGTGGGGCTACTTTTTGGAATAGCCGTCGTACCGCTCGTCGCATTTTCGGTGCGGCGGGTGATCAAGTTCTCGACGTGCGACAGTCTGACACACGCGTTTGAGGTCGTTGGCGCTGACAAGGATGCGCACCTAAAAGCCGCTGATCTGGCATTCAAAGTAAAGGCAGTGAATGAGGAAGTTAAGAAAGAAGATCTCGAGACTAGGTTTTACAATGCTTTCCGCGTTCAGCTCGACAGTAGTTGTGTCGAATATGTAGCGGCGGTTGTCAACAAGCGTTCTCGACGGCGATCCCTGCGGCACTTGTTGGTTCTGATAGTTGGAATAGCAATCGTTGCCTTTGCGATGATCTACACGTTGGCGGCGGTGGCAATGCCGACGAATTTGGCACGCGACTGGTCCAAGCAGGATATTATTCATTTTCTTGAGGTGCAACTTTTTGGCTACGAGGTGAACTTTCCTCTCGGGCCTTACCTGTCGGTGGCCTTGTTGTTCGCGACGCTAGCGACGGTCGGATTTCTGGCATTCGCGTCCACTGATGACAAGTATGCAGATGCGATTGTTCGCTCTGTAGCTTTGATGCCTGCCGAGCGCCTCGCCTATATGGCTGCCGTCCACCATCACATCGTCGGTCATCCTGGATGTTCGAAGCCAACGTGACGACCGAGCATGAACAGGGAATTGAGCTAATGCTGATGCCTGGTCTCTGGCGTCGGTAACTTTGGTAACCATGCAGGTTAGGAGCTGACTTGCCCCTCGATGAGGAACGGTTCGCATCGAGAAGGTCAGCGTGTCCGGCGCGGAACCTGCACGGAACAAAATCCACTTCTTGGCTCGAATGAGGGAGAAGGTGGAGGTCGGCGGGCTGTACCCTCAGTGATGAAGTGCTGCACCATGACACTTCGGTGCACGGCCTAAGGGATGTCTCGTAACCCGGTAACGGGTGTCGCGGGCTGATCGTCGATCATGGTCGGGTGCAGGTGATCTCGGCATCGCGGTCGGAGTGGATCGCACCGTTCACGGGCTTGGAGCCCGGGCAGTTCCGCAAGCTCGTGCGCGTTGTGGCCCGGCGAGGTGGTGACGAGATCGCTGACGGGCGTCCTGGCCGCCAGTGGCGGCTCCCGCTGGCCGATCGGGTTCTGTTGGTGGCGACCTACTGGCGGACGAACCTGACGATGCGCCAGATCGGGCCGTTGTTCGGGGTCTCGCACTCCGCGGCACACCGGGTGATCGACAGCCTCGGGCCGCTGCTGGCGCTGGCCCCGGTACGTCGCCGGCGGATCGACCAGATCGCCATCGTCGATGGAACCCTTGTGCCCACTCGTGATCACCGGCTGGCCGCGCGATCGAAGAACTACCGGTACTCGACCAATCTTCAGGTGGCGATCGACGCCGACACCCGTCTCGTGATCGCCACCGGCGACCCGCAACCCGGTAACCGCAACGACTGCACCGTCTACCGCGACTCCGGCATGAAACAGGCCCTGGCTGGCCGCCCGGTGATGGCCGACGGCGGCTATCAAGGCAACCCCGAGGTGATCATGCCGTACCGCAAACCTCGGGACGGTGCTGACCTGCCGGACTGGAAGGAAGACCTCAACACCGTCCACCGCAGTATCCGCGCCCGCGCCGAACACGCCCTGGCCCGCATGAAGTGCTGGAAGATCCTGCGCGACTACCGCCGCGCCGCCCACACCCTGGCCGACACCGCATCCGGAATCGCACACCTCCACAACCTCGCTCTCACCGGCTGACCCCAAGCCCACCAACACCAACACCAAGATCAGTTACGAGACATCCCTTAGACAGCGCCCCAGCTCAGTCCAAAGAGGACGGTCATGGGCCGTCTGGGGGCCGTCAGATAACACCCAAGGACGAAAAACGACGCTGACCGACGAGAAGGATTCTCGCTGGTCAGCGTCGTTTTTAAGGGCAGATCAGGCTGCGGCCTTGGTCTCCCAGAAAATCTTGTCAATCTCCTGGGTTTCGAATTGAAGGCCGGCTGCCTACGGAAGCATCGATCGATCATCGATTCCAGATCTGCGGGCATGTCGACCGGTGCTTCCTGGAACAGGTCGTCATGCTCATGCTTCCTGTGAGCGGCCTGGCGCGTCGC
The window above is part of the Allokutzneria albata genome. Proteins encoded here:
- a CDS encoding transposase family protein, with product MQVISASRSEWIAPFTGLEPGQFRKLVRVVARRGGDEIADGRPGRQWRLPLADRVLLVATYWRTNLTMRQIGPLFGVSHSAAHRVIDSLGPLLALAPVRRRRIDQIAIVDGTLVPTRDHRLAARSKNYRYSTNLQVAIDADTRLVIATGDPQPGNRNDCTVYRDSGMKQALAGRPVMADGGYQGNPEVIMPYRKPRDGADLPDWKEDLNTVHRSIRARAEHALARMKCWKILRDYRRAAHTLADTASGIAHLHNLALTG